A region of the Arsenicicoccus dermatophilus genome:
CGTCGCGCGGACACCGACCATCGGGTAGCCGGCAAGCACGCCCTGGCCCATGGCCTCCTCGATGCCGTTCCCCACGGAGGGGATGTACTCGCGGGGAACGCGGCCACCGGTGACCTTGTTCTCGAACTCGTACATCTTGCCCTCGGCCGTGTCCATCGGCGAGAAGGTGATCTGGACCTTCGCGTACTGGCCCGAGCCACCCGTCTGCTTCTTGTGGGTGTAGTCGTACTTCTCCACGGCGCGACGGATGGTCTCGCGGTAGGCGACCTGCGGCTTGCCCACGTTGGCCTCGACCTTGAACTCGCGACGCATGCGGTCGACGAGGATGTCCAGGTGGAGCTCGCCCATGCCCTTGATGATGGTCTGGCCGGTCTCCTCGTCGAGCTCGACCCGGAAGGTCGGGTCTTCCTCGGCGAGCTTCTGGATGGCCGTGGAGAGCTTCTCCTGGTCACCCTTGGTCTTGGGCTCGATGGCCACGTTGATGACCGGCTCGGGGAAGGTCATCGACTCGAGGATCACCGGGGCGTCCTGAGCAGCCAGGGTGTCACCGGTGGTGGTGTCCTTGAGGCCGATCATGGCGTAGATGTGCCCGGCGGTCGCGTGGTCGACCGGGTTCTCCTTGTTGGCGTGCATCTGGAAGAGCTTGCCGACGCGCTCCTTCTTGCCCTTGGTCGCGTTCAGCATCATGTCGCCCTGCTTGACCTCGCCGGAGTAGACGCGGACGTAGGTGAGACGGCCGAAGAAGGGGTGCGACACGACCTTGAAGGCCAGGGCGGAGAAGGGCTCGCTCGCGTCGGAGTGACGCTCGATGATCTTCTCCTCGTCCTTGGGGTCGTGCGCCTGGATGGCCGGCACGTCCAGGGGGGACGGAAGGTAGTCGACGATGGCGTCGAGCAGGGGCTGGACGCCCTTGTTCTTGAACGCCGTACCGCACAGGACCGGGTTGACCTCGCCCGCGAGGGTGATCTTGCGGATGGCGCCCTTGATCTCCTCGGGCGTCAGCTCCTCGCCGCCGAGGTACTTCTCCAGAAGCTCCTCGTCGGACTCGGCGACCCGCTCGATGAGCTTGCCGCGCCACTCCTCGGCCTTGTCGGCAAGGTCGGCCGGGATCTCCTCGATCTCGTAGTCCTGGCCGATCTTCACGTCGCCGTGCCACACCAGCGCGCGGTTGTAGACGAGGTCGATCACGCCGACGAAGTCGTTCTCGGCGCCGATCGGGATCTGCAGCACCAGCGGCTCCGCACCGAGGCGGTCGACGATGGTCTGCACGGTGTAGTAGAAGTCCGCACCGAGCTTGTCCATCTTGTTGACGAAGCACATGCGCGGGACGCCGTACTTGTCGGCCTGGCGCCACACGGTCTCGGACTGGGGCTCGACGCCCTCCTTGCCGTCGAAGACGGCGACCGCGCCGTCGAGCACG
Encoded here:
- the fusA gene encoding elongation factor G — protein: MALDVLTDLKKVRNIGIMAHIDAGKTTATERILFYTGINYKIGETHDGSATMDWMEQEQERGITITSAATTCFWEGHQINIIDTPGHVDFTVEVERSLRVLDGAVAVFDGKEGVEPQSETVWRQADKYGVPRMCFVNKMDKLGADFYYTVQTIVDRLGAEPLVLQIPIGAENDFVGVIDLVYNRALVWHGDVKIGQDYEIEEIPADLADKAEEWRGKLIERVAESDEELLEKYLGGEELTPEEIKGAIRKITLAGEVNPVLCGTAFKNKGVQPLLDAIVDYLPSPLDVPAIQAHDPKDEEKIIERHSDASEPFSALAFKVVSHPFFGRLTYVRVYSGEVKQGDMMLNATKGKKERVGKLFQMHANKENPVDHATAGHIYAMIGLKDTTTGDTLAAQDAPVILESMTFPEPVINVAIEPKTKGDQEKLSTAIQKLAEEDPTFRVELDEETGQTIIKGMGELHLDILVDRMRREFKVEANVGKPQVAYRETIRRAVEKYDYTHKKQTGGSGQYAKVQITFSPMDTAEGKMYEFENKVTGGRVPREYIPSVGNGIEEAMGQGVLAGYPMVGVRATLLDGAYHDVDSSEMAFKIAGSMAFKEAARKADPALLEPMMAVEVRTPEDYMGDVIGDLNSRRGQIQAMEDISGAKIVRALVPLSEMFGYVGDLRSKTQGRANYTMQFDSYAEVPKNVAEEIIKKTRGE